In a single window of the Macadamia integrifolia cultivar HAES 741 unplaced genomic scaffold, SCU_Mint_v3 scaffold1648, whole genome shotgun sequence genome:
- the LOC122064443 gene encoding EIN3-binding F-box protein 1-like: protein MPTLVNYSGDDDFYPGSRYANPTDSSLLLSLGPHVDVFCLPRKRSRISAPFVFRGDELEQKKRLSIDVLPDECLFEIFRRLPGGQERSSCACVSKRWLMLLSSIRSTDICGSRNIDSLKPGEGLVSSEADESSNLDKESTLPIASENEEQDLESDGHLNRCLEGKKATDIRLAAIAVGTSSRGGLGKLLVRGSNTTRGVTDFGLSAIARGCPSLKVLSLWNVSSISDEGLSEIANGCHRLEKLDLCRCSQISDKGLIAIAKNCPNLTALAIDSCPNIGNEGLQAIGKRCPNLQSISVKDCPRVGDQGVASLLSSTSYVMTKVKLQGVSLTDVSLAVLGHYGLAVTDIVLTDLENVSERGFWVMGNAHGLQKLKSITITSCQGATDLGLEALGKGCPNLKQLCLRNCSFLSDNGLVAFAKTAVSLECLQLEGCDKVTTLGVLGALSNCGGKLKVLSLVKCMGIKDMILALPVLSPCKSLLSLSIRNCPGFGSSSLAMVGKLCPQLQQIDLGGLCGITDAGILPLLESCEASLVKVNVSGCINLTDSVVKVIARHHGETLQVLSLDGCRKITDASLVAIAESCPLLYDLDVSKSAITDFGIAALSSTKLLDLQILCVSGCSNVTDKSLPFLGKLGQTLAGLNLQQCKSISSRAVELLVEHLWRCDILS, encoded by the exons ATGCCTACTCTCGTCAATTACAGTG GAGATGATGATTTCTATCCTGGCTCGCGATATGCGAATCCAACGGATTCAAGCCTCTTGCTCTCTCTTGGCCCTCATGTGGATGTGTTCTGTCTTCCTCGCAAGAGATCTCGCATCAGTGCACCTTTTGTCTTCAGAGGAGATGAGCTTGAACAGAAGAAGCGACTTTCTATTGATGTTCTTCCCGATGAGTGCCTCTTTGAGATCTTCAGAAGACTACCTGGAGGCCAGGAGAGGAGTTCCTGTGCTTGTGTCTCAAAGCGCTGGCTCATGCTTCTGAGCAGTATTCGTAGCACTGATATATGTGGCAGCAGAAACATAGACTCCTTGAAGCCTGGTGAGGGATTGGTTTCAAGTGAGGCAGATGAGTCTTCAAATCTTGACAAGGAAAGTACTCTTCCAATTGCCAGTGAAAATGAGGAGCAGGATCTTGAGAGTGATGGACATCTTAACAGGTGCTTGGAAGGGAAGAAGGCAACTGATATCAGACTCGCTGCCATTGCTGTTGGAACTAGCAGTCGTGGGGGTCTGGGTAAGCTATTGGTCCGTGGAAGCAACACTACTCGCGGGGTTACAGATTTCGGTCTTTCAGCAATTGCACGTGGTTGCCCCTCCCTCAAGGTTCTCTCTCTTTGGAATGTGTCTTCTATCAGTGATGAGGGTCTATCTGAGATTGCGAATGGATGCCATAGGTTGGAAAAGTTGGACCTCTGCCGGTGTTCTCAAATATCTGACAAAGGCTTGATTGCAATAGCGAAGAACTGTCCAAATTTGACTGCTCTTGCAATTGACTCTTGCCCAAATATTGGGAATGAGGGTCTGCAAGCAATTGGCAAACGCTGCCCCAATCTTCAGTCAATTTCAGTCAAGGACTGccctcgtgttggggatcaagGAGTTGCTAGTCTTTTATCTTCCACCTCTTATGTCATGACAAAGGTGAAGCTTCAGGGTGTGAGCTTAACTGATGTCTCTCTTGCTGTTTTAGGTCACTATGGTTTGGCTGTTACAGATATAGTCCTTACAGATCTTGAGAACGTTAGTGAGAGGGGCTTTTGGGTAATGGGTAATGCTCATGGTCTGCAGAAGCTCAAGTCCATTACAATTACTTCTTGCCAGGGGGCTACAGATCTTGGTCTTGAAGCCCTTGGAAAGGGATGCCCTAACTTGAAGCAGTTGTGCCTTCGCAATTGTTCATTCCTATCTGACAATGGACTGGTAGCTTTTGCCAAAACAGCGGTTTCCCTCGAGTGCCTGCAATTGGAGGGGTGCGACAAGGTCACTACGCTTGGGGTTCTTGGTGCTCTTTCAAACTGTGGAGGAAAGTTGAAGGTTCTCAGTTTAGTTAAATGCATGGGCATCAAGGATATGATTTTGGCATTGCCGGTGCTCTCTCCTTGCAAATCTCTGCTGTCCTTGTCCATTCGTAATTGCCCGGGTTTTGGTAGCTCAAGCTTGGCAATGGTGGGTAAGTTGTGCCCACAGCTGCAACAAATAGATCTGGGTGGGCTCTGTGGAATAACAGATGCAGGGATTCTTCCACTTCTTGAGAGCTGTGAGGCAAGTCTTGTCAAAGTTAACGTCAGTGGTTGCATAAATTTGACAGATTCAGTGGTTAAAGTCATTGCCAGGCATCATGGTGAGACTCTTCAAGTGCTAAGTCTTGATGGCTGTAGAAAGATCACTGATGCGAGCTTAGTGGCAATTGCAGAGAGCTGCCCACTACTTTATGATCTTGATGTCTCCAAGTCCGCGATCACTGATTTTGGCATTGCTGCTCTGTCTTCCACAAAGCTGCTTGACTTGCAAATCTTGTGTGTTTCAGGTTGTTCTAATGTGACAGACAAGAGCCTTCCCTTCCTGGGAAAACTGGGTCAGACTCTAGCTGGGTTAAACCTGCAACAATGCAAATCAATCAGCAGCAGGGCAGTCGAGCTACTTGTGGAGCATCTGTGGAGATGCGACATCCTTTCCTAA
- the LOC122064439 gene encoding EPIDERMAL PATTERNING FACTOR-like protein 8 yields MASPTKYPNVLRVAVIFLIFFLTLPPYEPVGLSFSDYDEKVKERKQVLGSKPPGCVGKCFSCKPCMAALVIPPHQRQGERVIPSHEEDDRYYLLSWKCTCGDKFFQP; encoded by the exons ATGGCTTCACCAACAAAATACCCTAATGTTCTTAGAGTTGCAGTGATATTTCTCATCTTTTTTCTCACCCTTCCACCCTATGAACCAG TTGGTTTGAGCTTCTCAGATTATGATGAGAAGGTGAAGGAAAGGAAGCAAGTATTGGGTTCAAAACCTCCTGGATGTGTAGGAAAGTGCTTCAGTTGTAAACCTTGCATGGCAGCTCTGGTTATTCCTCCTCACCAAAGGCAGGGTGAGAGAGTAATTCCATCCCATGAAGAAGATGACAGGTACTACCTCCTGTCTTGGAAGTGCACATGTGGTGATAAGTTCTTTCAGCCTTGA